CCGATGGGTCCGTAGTTTCCGGTTCGACAGGGGGGGCAGATTCGATCGGGGCGACCGGTTCAAGAGCCTCGGCGGTTTCGGTTTCCGAACCGAGAGGCGACGGCGTGTCCGTTTGAGGTTGAACCGGTTCTGTCTCGTCCGGTTGCGCTGATGGCTCGGTGACATCTGGTTCTGACACAAAATCACTTTGTGTACCGGCCAAGGGGACCGGTTCGACGATTTCGGCGGCGCCGGTGTCCGGTGCAAACGTATCTTGCGGATTCTCGGAGGCTACATGAACTTCTGTGTCGGGTACTTCCGCCTCGCTGGGTGGCACAGGCTCGACCGGTGGGTCCTGTTCGGGTTCCGGAACTGTTTCGGGCTGTTCAGGCTCCTGTACCGTTTCTGCTATGTCTTCAAACGCATTGCCAAGCGCGATCACATCTCCGGCTGTTTCCTGAGGCGGAGCGGCGCGATCAACGCGGACTGCAACGCCCAGCCCCAACACGTGCACTGCGAGGGACAAAAGAAGCGCACAGCAGGCGATGAGTAGGGACCGGCGGATCACTGCAACGCCCGCTCGGTCACAAGGATAACGGAAGATGCGCCGGCATTGCGCAAGGCGCCGGTGACTTCCATCAAGCGTAGGGCATCCACGTCCCGATCAGGCACAATGCGTGTTGGACCGCCGCCTTGGGTTTCGACAAAGTCCTCAGCAGTTGTGGCTTGGCCGCGGAATGTGAGGCTGCCGTCTGAATGCAAAATGAGTGCATCCGGTGGTTCGCGCCCCTCAAGGTCGCTTGTCTGTACGAGGTTCAGATCAGGATCAAGCGGTGCAGCAACAGTGCCGGCGATCAGGAAAAAGACCAGCATCAGAAAAACGACGTTGATCAAGGGGATGGTCGAGTCCCGCTTTTTGCGAAGTGGCGACTGGCGGATCATCGGGTCACTCCAAGACCAGCACGTCAAGATCGCCGCGCGTGCGCATTTGGTGTAGGAAATCCACGAGGCGTTGGGCGGTGGTGCCTTGATCGAGACTGACCAGAACCTGACCGGCTTCAATATCGCTGGCAATGTCATCCAGCGTTGCAGATTGTCCATTCAGGGTCAGACGGTCCGGACCAAGCTGCACAAAGTGACGGTCCACGGTTGTTTGCGCCGTTCCACTTCCCTGGCGTGCGTTGCTGAGTTCGATTTCACCGAAGGTGGAAAAGGTTGATGTCAACATGAAGAACAGCAACAGCAAGAAAATCACGTCGATCAACGGCGTGAGGGCCAGTGGGCGGCGCACAAATGGCGCTAGGTTACGCATGGCCCTGCGCCGCATTTGAGGCGACCGTACCGGCGGCGCCCCGTGGCATCAAAACCGTACGTAGTGCCTTGTCTGCAAAGACGCGTTCGCGGGCGGTTCGGCTCTCGAGCCAAGACAGGATCATAGATGTGGGCATCGCCACCGCAAGTCCGACTGCAGTTGTAACAAGAGCCACCCAGATGCCGCCTGCGAGCAACGAAGGATCAACCGAGGCGCCGGAAGACTGAAGACTTTGGAAAGCTTCGATCATGCCGAGCACGGTGCCAAACAAGCCGAGCAGAGGCGCCAGTTGGGCAATCGTGTCCAGTAGGCGAAATCCCCTTTCCAAGCGAGCAAGGGCAAGGCCGGCCTCTGCGTCCAAACGGTCGCTCAAGGCTTGGGAGTTGGGCATGTGGATGGCCGCTTCGATGAAAGGCGCAAGATAGCTGCGGCTTTGCGAAAGGCGCGCCTGCGCAGCGTTTGCGTCGCCTGCATCCCACTCTGACAGCGCTTCGGACAGCACCTTGTGGCGGCCGACTCCAGACGCTGCGAATTGCCAGAGTTTGTAGATCGTGACAGCAAAGGTCAGAACCGACATCACCAAAAGAATTGCCACCACCGGCCCACCAAGAGCCAATACATCGCGCAAACCATCCATCGCATTCATCCCAGTAGTTTTATGGTGATACGGCTGCTCAGTGACAGTCCGTCGCTGCAAACAGTGCTTTGCACACCATCAATAACGCAGCTGTTGGTCCCATTGATAAGGGCTTGAGAAATTGCATTGCAGTTCATGCCTGAAACGTCGAATTGGCGGACTCTCAGGCGGCCGTCAGGTAACTCACGAAAATCAAACAGCGCCAGTCGTACAACGGCACCTTCAGCGTCAAAGATCACGGTTTCGAAAACGGCCTTGTCGATCGCCTGAGACGTCTCATTGTGAGCCACAAAAGTGAACCGGCACGCACCTTCGACGTCCTCTACCGCATTGAGTTCGAGAGAAATTCCGGCGGGTGCTTCCGTCGATTGCGCCGTGGCAATAGTTGGCAAAGCCAGCAGGGCGATTGCAAGTAAGCGTAAGATAACAGGCATTTACGGTTCCTATGTGGTGGACCGCGTGGCCAAGGGGCGGCTGCGTCAATCCTCTAAAATTAGTTCTTGATAGCTTAGAGAATGGCACAGAGAAAGATCAGGCTGATCACCTTGCCGTGGAGAGGCGAGAGATTGCCCAGAATCTGGCTTTCGGGTTTGCGCCCAGATGGTCAGATGCTCAAAACCGACTTTAGTTTAGTCGCGCGACTACGTAGTCGGCTATGTCGGCCAACAGCTCGCGGATCTCGTGTTCCGGCAGTTGCCCAATTGCGGACTTGGCTTTCTCCGCCCAAGCCAGCGCGTCGTCGCGTGTTGCGGTCAACGTGTCATACTTGGCCATGAGCCCCAGCGCGTGCTCAAGGTCGCCTTCTTCCTGACGGCCTTTTTCAATCGTGCGGATCCAGAATGCGCGTTCTTCTTCGGTGGATTGCGCGACGGCTTTGATCACTGGCAAAGTCAATTTGCGTTCACGAAAGTCGTCGCCGACGTTCTTCCCGGTTTGCGCGCTGTCGCCCTGATAGTCGAGTAGATCGTCCGCGATCTGGAAAGCGATTCCGAGGGCGTCTCCGTAATCAAACAAGGCTTTGACATGCGAAGTGTCGGCCCCTGCTATCACCCCGCCGACTTCGGTGGCGGCCGAAAACAAAGCAGCGGTTTTTCCGCGTACAACCTGAAGGTACACGCCCTCATCGGTTGCGAGATCCGTGGCGGCGGTAAGTTGAAGGACTTCGCCTTCTGCAATCGTTGCAGATGCGTTCGATAGGATACGCAAAACGTCGATGTTGCCTGTTTCCGTCATCAGCTGGAAGCTGCGAGAAAACAAATAGTCACCAACCAGAACGGAGCTTTTGTTGTCCCAAAGAAGGTTTGCCGTGGGACGTCCGCGACGCTGCGCGCTTTCATCGACGACGTCATCATGAAGCAAAGTGGCTGTGTGAATAAATTCCACGGTTGCAGCAAGGTGGACGTGATAGGGGCCGGTATAGTCGCACAGTCGTGCCGCGGCGAGCGTGAGCATCGGACGGAGCCGTTTGCCGCCGGCGCCTACGAGGTGCGCTGTCACCTCGGGAATACGTGGAGCATGTTCGGAAGCCATACGCTCTTCTATCAGCGCGTTAACGGCGTCCATCTCTTCGGCCAGCAAGGCGGCGAGAGCTTCGTGAGGTTTGCTGGCTGCGGTATCGAGGCCCATACGCTATTTTCCTGGCTCAACTTCTTGTGGCTGGGGTCGACAAGTGCTTACCCCTGCTCTTACATCCCTATTATGAAAGAGCTTTTGCGCAGCAACGACCCGACGATCATCGCTTTTGCCTCCGCCCTGCTTCAGGGGGAGGGTATAGACTGCTTTGAAATGGACGTAAATATGAGCGTGCTGGAAGGTAGTATCGGTATTTTGCCCCGCAGATTGATGGTGCGGCAGGACGATTTATCAGCCGCTGAGGTTGTCATGGCGGACAACAATATCGCGTTGGGACGGGACCGTTGATCGAGACGTCCGAAAATGCCTTCCTTGGCGGGCGTTTGACACTTCGGCAACCACTAAAGGGCTATCGAGCAGGAGTTGATCCGGTTTTGCTGGCCGCGACAATACCTGCGAAAAGCGGGCAATCTGTGCTCGAGTTGGGGTGCGGTGTGGGCACTGCGTTGTTTTGCTTGGCGATGCGTGTGCCAGAGTTGAGTTTGGCCGCTGTTGAGGTTCAGCCAACCTATGCCGCGCTTGCCCGTGAAAACGCTCATGCGAACGACATCGTGGCGGACATACGCGAAGGTGATCTGGCGACGCTGCCAGATGATTTCCGGCTACGCCTGTTCGATCATGTGATTGCCAATCCGCCATACTTTGACCGGACGGCGAGTTCTCCCGCGGCGAATGAAGGCCGAGAGGTTGCGATGGGGGAGGGCACGGCGTTGTCTGTTTGGGTCGATGTGGCGGCGCGTCGTCTTGCGCCAAAGGGGTATGCCACATTCATTCACCGAGCGGAGAGGCTGCCCGAGTTATTGATGCACGTAGGCAAAAAGCTTGGATCCATCGAGATTTTGCCGCTGCAGGCCCGAGCTGGACGGGATGCGGGTTTGGTGGTTTTGCGCGCCCGCAAAGGCGGCCGTGCGGATTTTCGTCTTTGTGCGCCTGTAATGATGCACGAAGGCGCGCGTCACGAAACCGATGGCGAGAGCTATACGCCGGAGATTCGCTCGGTTTTGCGCGATGGGGCGGCCTTGGCTTTCGGAAGCAACAAAAAATAAATCGGAATTTTGCAGGGGTGTTGTTGCGAGACAGCATAGGATTGGCGTCAGCGAGAAACGTTAGCGATTTCCACGCCTTGCCAAAAATTCACGTTTCCAAAGAAATTATGACAGGCGCGCACGGTTGCGGCAATTTTCCGCTGTTGTTGCAAAAGCAGCGCAAGTCCAGCGTGACAGGGCGCGGTTTCTGTGGTGCAATCCTCATACAGTTTTTGTTTTGATAGGAGAGACGATATGAGCGTAAGCGCACACCTGGAAGAACTGAAACGCAAGCACGAAGCGCTTTCTGACCAAGTAGAAGCGGAGCAGCGTTCACCCGGTGCCAGCGATCTTGAAATTGCTGAAATGAAAAAGCAGAAGCTTAAGCTCAAGGAAGAGATCACGCGCCTTTCGGCGTAACTTTTCCAAGCCGCCGACCGGAAATCTAATTTGATTTCATACTGGCCAAAGCGGCACATACCGCCCCTGCGGTGATCATCAAAGCGGCGAGCGCCAATGACCATGTTGGCGCAGCCACTCCTGCGGCCACCAAGGCCAGCGTAGACAGAAGCGGTGCCGCATAGGACGCCGTGCCGAGCAGTTGTATGTCGCCGTGTTTGACTCCGATGTCCCAGACATAAAAGGCCAGGCCGACTGGCCCGAGGCCGAGTGCTGCTGTTGCCGCCCAGCCTAGAACTCCTTGCGGCCAGGCGGTTGTCTCGACCGCCAGATGCAGGCCCAATGACAAAACAGAAGAGGCCAAGCAGAAAACAATTACCGATGCTGTTGGAACGTCACCAAAGCGGCGCGAGCCAACGGAATAGGTGGACCAGGTGAACGCGCAGGCCAATGCGAGCAAGTAGCCTTTTGTGTGGGCGGGATCAAAGCCCGTCGCACCTCCGGAGATAATCAGTGAAGCGCCGCCGAGCCCAAGGCATGCGCCAATCAGGTGACCAGCTCTTAGTCGCTCCCCTGGAAGTAGACCTGACAGGAGCACAATTAGCAATGGCCAAAGGTAGGCGATCAGGCCCGCCTCAGCCGCAGGCGCATTGCGGAGCGCACTAAAATAGAGTGCGTGGTAACCAAACAGCCCGACAGTTCCAAATAAGTAAACAGTCCATGGCACGCTGCGCAGGCTTTTCAGGTTTCCTGTGCGGACACCCCAGACAACTCCCAAGGCACCGCCGATGGCGAAGCAGATCGCATTCAGTAAAAGGGGAGGGGTCGGAGCACTTCCAACCGTGAACAAAGCCAGTAGCGACCAAAGAAGAATCGCTATGAAACCGACAAAGGTGGCGCGGGATCGGGTCATTGTTCGGGGATGTCTTCGATTGGGATCAATGTGAGCGCCTCTGTCACATGTGCGGTTTTGGCGATTTCCTCCCGCATCCAGTTGCGAAAGGCAGCGATATGCGGGCGGTCCTGTACCCCGTCTTGACAGAGAAAGCGGAAACGGGCTTGCAAGACAATGGCCTCCGCGAATGGTGCGACGAGACGCCCTTCGCTAATGTCTTTGACCACAAGGGCGCGTCGGCCTAAGGCCACGCCTGCGCCCGCGAGCGCTGCGTCGATGGAGTGATCGGCCCCAGTGAAGCGCGGTCCATGTGAAGTATCGAACGACACCCCCATCATGCGGGTCCATGCCGACCAGTCCGCACGAGGTGTAAGAAAATTGATTGACTCGTCATGGATCAGCGTCGCGTGTTCCAGAGATTGAGGCGTCGGATATTGCTTTGCCAATTCCGGTGTCATCACAGGCGTGACCCATTCTTCGGGCAACTCGTAGCTCCACAGCCCCGGCGTTGTTTGGTCGCGGCCGAAGCGGATGGCCACGTCAACTTCGTCTCGTCCAAAATCAACGTTGTGCAGTGTCGCTGAAAACCTCAGGTCGATTTCGGGATGTGCGCGAGCAAACTCAAAGAAGCGTGGCGCCAACCACTTTGCAGTGAAACCCGGACCGGCCGTGACCATCAGTGTGGCGTCATCGGTCAAGCGTTGCACGGTGCGCCATGCAGCGCTTAGTGACTGAAAACCGTCGCTGACACCGGGAGCCAGAGCTTCGCCTGCCTCGGTAAGCGAGACAGCTCGGTTGAGTCGGTGAAAGAGCGGCGCTCCCAGATGTTCTTCGAGCGACTTGATTTGATAGGATAGCGCAGCTGGCGTGACAAAAAGTTCGTCGGCAGCTTTGGCGAAAGACATGTGGCGGGCTGCGGCTTCAAAGGCTCGAAGAGCAGTGAGTGGGGGAAGGCGGTCAGGCATATTCACTTAAGTACAGCTTAACTGAAAGTGTGAAAAGTCTCGTTTGTGGGTTTTGTTTGCGAGTGTCATATAAGTTGCAGTTAAGAATTACTGCAAATGCCAAGCCTAAGGAGGCGCATCATGATCGAAACAGCCGCAAACGCCCGTATCGCAAGAGCCATGCAAGACGCCCACGCAGAGCGCAGCCGCGCCTTTGTCGGAATGTTCAAATGGCTGTTTGGCAAATCCGAAACACCGCTGGCCGACTTTGGCCTTACGGTGCCGTCCCGCTGAGCTTTTTCGCCAAAGCACTTACGGGGCAAAGAAAAAGGGCCGGTCAAGCGACCGGCCCTTATTGTTTTTAGTAAGCGGCAGGGTCATACGAAGAACTGACCGCCATTTGCGGAAATTGTAGATCCGTTGATGAAGCCGGCGTCCTCGGAGGCAAGGAACGTCACACAGCGTGCAATTTCCTCAGGCTCGCCAAGACGGCCTGTCGGGATTTGACCAATGATCGACTCGCGGACTTTCTCGGGAACGGCCATGACCATTTCAGTCGCGATGTATCCTGGGCAAATCGCGTTGGCGGTGATGCCTGCGCGCGCGCCTTCTTGTGCGAGGGATTTTACAATACCCAGGTCGCCAGCTTTGGTTGCGGCATAGTTTACCTGAGCGAACTGTCCTTTTTGACCGTTGATCGAAGAGATAACGATGATGCGGCCGAACTTGCGTTCGCGCATGCCGGGCCAAACAGGATGTACCGTGTTGAAGACACCGGTCAGGTTGGTGTCGACCACTTCGTGCCACTGCTCGGGAGTCATCTTGTGGAAAGGCGCGTCCCGAGTGATGCCGGCATTGGCGACAACAACGTCGATTGGGCCGAGGTCAGCTTCGACCTGCGCGAGACCTGCCTTGGAGGCCTCGTAGTCTGCGACGTTCCACTTGTAGGTCTTGATGCCGGTCGCTTCGGTGAAGGCTGCCGCCTTCTCGTCGTTGCCGGCGTAGGTTGCTGCAACTTCATAGCCTTCGGCTTTAAGTGCTTTGGAAATGGCTTCACCGATACCGCGGCTACCGCCGGTGACGAGTGCTACTCTTGCCATGTGGGTCCCTCCAATTAGGCAAATGGTCTGGTAATTCTGTTACGATCTATAAACAAGATGCGCAACAAAATTGCGTGATGAATTGCCGCACCGCAGATATTTTTTGCTGCTTGTGCGAAAAGTGCCTCCCAAAAAGGCAAAGGGGCGCCCAACTGGGCGCCCCCTCGCAGAATCAGATACGGGGCGCCAGAATCACGGACGCTCTAGGCACATGGCCACACCCATACCGCCACCGATGCAAAGCGTCGCAAGACCCTTCTTGGCATCGCGGCGTTTCATTTCAAACAGCAGCGTGTTGAGAATGCGCGCGCCGGATGCTCCAATCGGGTGTCCAATGGCGATCGCGCCGCCGTTAACGTTCACGATTGACGGGTCCCAACCCATGTCTTTGTTGACGGCACAAGCCTGCGCGGCGAAGGCTTCGTTCGCTTCAACAAGATCAAGGTCTTCCGCTTTCCAGCCGGCCTTTTCGAGCGCCTTGCGAGACGCGTAGATCGGACCGACGCCCATGATGGACGGGTCGAGTCCGGCGGTTGCATAGGAGGCGATCCGTGCCAACGGCTCGATGCCACGTTTCTCGGCTTCTTCTGCGGACATCAGGAGAGCACCAGCGGCACCATCGTTCAGGCCGGATGCGTTTGCGGCGGTAACCGAACCGTCTTTTGCAAAAGCGGGACGCAGTTTCTGCATCGCATCAATCGTCGCGCCGTGGCGAATGTACTCGTCCTTGTCCACGACAATGTCGCCCTTGCGTGTTTTGACCGTGAAAGGGATTACCTCGTCGTCAAATTTCCCTGCTTTTTGAGCGGCTTCTGCCTTGTTTTGCGACGCAACAGCGAATTCGTCCTGCTGTTCACGGCTGATCTGCCACTTCTCAGCTACGTTTTCAGCGGTCTGGCCCATGTGGTAACCGTTGAACGCATCCCAAAGACCGTCACGGATCATAGAGTCGATGTATTTTACGTCGCCCATTTTGGTTCCGGCACGAAGGTGTGCCACGTGCGGCGACAGTGTCATGTTTTCCTGGCCACCGGCGGCGACGATATTGGAGTCGCCCAGTTGGATGTGCTGCGCGGCAAGGGCAACAGCGCGCAAGCCTGAGCCGCAGACCTGATTGATGCCCCATGCAGCACTTTCAATAGGCAGGCCGGCGTTGATGTGAGCCTGGCGCGCGGGGTTCTGTCCCTGACCGGCGCTCAGCACCTGACCGAGAATGGTTTCGGAAACATCGGATTTTTCAACACCGGCACGGGCGACGAGTGCTTCGAGCACGGCGGCGCCCAGATCATGGGCCGGGGTGTTGGCAAAAGAACCGCTAAAGCTGCCCACGGCGGTGCGGGCTGCGGACGCGATCACGACATTGGTCATTGGGTAGTCCTCCACTTGGTGTCGGGCGCAGCATCAATGCTCCACGCCCCTCCAACAAGGTGCCTAAACACCTTTCCGCGACGTAAATAGCGCATTTGCCGCAGTGCGGCAACGGACAGCTTGTCCCAGAGGTAGAACTACGGAGGAGTACGTCAGGCAGCCGAGGAGCGACGCGCCTTCTTTTCCCATGGCGGGGAGATTGTGGGCGCACCAAATGCGAATCCCTGAAGGCAATCAAAACCAAGCTCATGCATTGTCTGCGCGTCTGTCGGGCTTTCGATGCGGCTGGCAACAGAGATCATGTCAAAGCGTTCGGCGACGGCAGCAACGGCGCTGGCGATCACCTGGTTTGCGGAGTCGTTTGCGATGTCGCGGCTAAAGGATCCATCCAGTTTGACGATATCGAAGTCGAAGTCGCGGAAGACGCGCAGCGAAGAAAGACCGGCACCGTAGTCGTCGAGGCCGAAGGAAATACCTTTGATTTGAAGGTCTTCCATGAAACCGCGCACAATTTCCGGCACTTGTGTCACAGATTTTTCCGAGATTTCCAGGATAAGTCGTTCCGGCACCGTGGCTCCCCTTGCCAAACCCATTTGTAAGGTTTGCATCCAAGGAGCGTAACCGATCGAGCGGGCGGACATGTTGATAGACAGGCGCAGGTTCGGTTGGGAAGCCAGCGTTTCCAGACCAAGTTCAAGTGCGAGACAATCCAGTTGGCGACCTAGTTCGCTGTCTTCGACAGCGTTCATAAAGTCCTTGGCTGGGATGATCCGGCCTGTTTCGTCCAGAACGCGTAACAACCCCTCAAAGTATGCAGCGTGTTTGGTGCGACCGGATTGCACGACTGGTTGGAATGCAAGCATCACCTGTTTGTGGCGGATGGCGTCCCGAACCATGTCCAAAGTGGACGAATCGCGTGAATTCACCGCGTAGGCCAGCGGGTTGCGCTGTTCGCGGCTCATCTTTGCTTTGCGGTTCTTCTTCTTCGGGTTATCCATCTCGGCATCCTGCGTGAGTCCAAGCTCCGAAGCAGAATAGAGGATTACTGGTGAATCCTTCTTTAACGCAGCAGACACATGCGCAGCGCAAAAGCCTTTAGAATTGTTGGAAAATTTAGCGATTATCCGCGTGGAAAACGCGGGTCACGACGGTCTTTTTCGACAGGAACCAGAACGGCGCGTTCTTCGGGTTGAAGTCTGCCAAACTCTGCGTCCAGCATATCAGCCAGCTCTTCGACACGCTCCTTGGCGCGGGCGATCAGGTCACGGATCATCGAAGCTTTGACAAACATGGGGACTCTCCTTTGTCGTCTTTCAACCCAAATGTATGCCCTGCCACAAGGAAGTCAAGAAACCGCCACAATCATTGTTAAGGCCGCATACGTTCATGCACTATTTGGAGAACCCCGCTGTTCCGCGGTCCTCTGGATGACGCTTCAGGTGGTCTTCTTTGAGTTCCTCAGACGACATGCGACTGCCGTCATGGCTCCAGCCAGGTGGGGCGACCGCGTACATAACGCGCTCACGGAGCGACAGTCCGCTTTGGGTCATATCGCGGAAGATACCAACCCATTCGTGGAAGGCTACTCGTAAGGGGTTGAAGCTCCCGAGGTTGTGTACGAGCCCGTAATCGACCTTGTCATGGTCTTGCTCCGGAACAAATGTGCCGAAAAATTTGTCCCAGATGATGAAAACGCCGGCATAATTGCAATCCAGATACCGTGCATTCCGACCGTGGTGGGCGCGGTGATGGCTCGGTGTGTTCATGACGGCCTCGAACCAGCGCGGCAATTTGTGAATTGCTTCGGTGTGAATCCAGAATTGGTAGATCAGATTAAGGCCGCCGCAGAATAATACCATTGCCGGATGGAACCCAAAGAGGATCAAGGGTGCGCGCACGACCATCATAAACGTAAACGTTCCGGTCCAAGTTTGCCGCAAGGCGGTGGTGAGATTGTAATGTTGAGAGCTGTGGTGATTGACATGGCTGGCCCAAACCCACCGGATTCGGTGGCCGAACCGGTGCACCCAATAGTACCGCAGATCATCCAGTACGAAGCAGACGAGAACAATCCACCAACTTGTGCCCAAA
This genomic window from Shimia isoporae contains:
- a CDS encoding ExbD/TolR family protein; this encodes MIRQSPLRKKRDSTIPLINVVFLMLVFFLIAGTVAAPLDPDLNLVQTSDLEGREPPDALILHSDGSLTFRGQATTAEDFVETQGGGPTRIVPDRDVDALRLMEVTGALRNAGASSVILVTERALQ
- a CDS encoding biopolymer transporter ExbD, giving the protein MRNLAPFVRRPLALTPLIDVIFLLLLFFMLTSTFSTFGEIELSNARQGSGTAQTTVDRHFVQLGPDRLTLNGQSATLDDIASDIEAGQVLVSLDQGTTAQRLVDFLHQMRTRGDLDVLVLE
- a CDS encoding MotA/TolQ/ExbB proton channel family protein produces the protein MDGLRDVLALGGPVVAILLVMSVLTFAVTIYKLWQFAASGVGRHKVLSEALSEWDAGDANAAQARLSQSRSYLAPFIEAAIHMPNSQALSDRLDAEAGLALARLERGFRLLDTIAQLAPLLGLFGTVLGMIEAFQSLQSSGASVDPSLLAGGIWVALVTTAVGLAVAMPTSMILSWLESRTARERVFADKALRTVLMPRGAAGTVASNAAQGHA
- a CDS encoding polyprenyl synthetase family protein, translating into MGLDTAASKPHEALAALLAEEMDAVNALIEERMASEHAPRIPEVTAHLVGAGGKRLRPMLTLAAARLCDYTGPYHVHLAATVEFIHTATLLHDDVVDESAQRRGRPTANLLWDNKSSVLVGDYLFSRSFQLMTETGNIDVLRILSNASATIAEGEVLQLTAATDLATDEGVYLQVVRGKTAALFSAATEVGGVIAGADTSHVKALFDYGDALGIAFQIADDLLDYQGDSAQTGKNVGDDFRERKLTLPVIKAVAQSTEEERAFWIRTIEKGRQEEGDLEHALGLMAKYDTLTATRDDALAWAEKAKSAIGQLPEHEIRELLADIADYVVARLN
- a CDS encoding DUF2007 domain-containing protein; translated protein: MKELLRSNDPTIIAFASALLQGEGIDCFEMDVNMSVLEGSIGILPRRLMVRQDDLSAAEVVMADNNIALGRDR
- a CDS encoding tRNA1(Val) (adenine(37)-N6)-methyltransferase → MIETSENAFLGGRLTLRQPLKGYRAGVDPVLLAATIPAKSGQSVLELGCGVGTALFCLAMRVPELSLAAVEVQPTYAALARENAHANDIVADIREGDLATLPDDFRLRLFDHVIANPPYFDRTASSPAANEGREVAMGEGTALSVWVDVAARRLAPKGYATFIHRAERLPELLMHVGKKLGSIEILPLQARAGRDAGLVVLRARKGGRADFRLCAPVMMHEGARHETDGESYTPEIRSVLRDGAALAFGSNKK
- a CDS encoding YdcH family protein, producing MSVSAHLEELKRKHEALSDQVEAEQRSPGASDLEIAEMKKQKLKLKEEITRLSA
- a CDS encoding DMT family transporter, whose amino-acid sequence is MTRSRATFVGFIAILLWSLLALFTVGSAPTPPLLLNAICFAIGGALGVVWGVRTGNLKSLRSVPWTVYLFGTVGLFGYHALYFSALRNAPAAEAGLIAYLWPLLIVLLSGLLPGERLRAGHLIGACLGLGGASLIISGGATGFDPAHTKGYLLALACAFTWSTYSVGSRRFGDVPTASVIVFCLASSVLSLGLHLAVETTAWPQGVLGWAATAALGLGPVGLAFYVWDIGVKHGDIQLLGTASYAAPLLSTLALVAAGVAAPTWSLALAALMITAGAVCAALASMKSN
- the gcvA gene encoding transcriptional regulator GcvA, with amino-acid sequence MPDRLPPLTALRAFEAAARHMSFAKAADELFVTPAALSYQIKSLEEHLGAPLFHRLNRAVSLTEAGEALAPGVSDGFQSLSAAWRTVQRLTDDATLMVTAGPGFTAKWLAPRFFEFARAHPEIDLRFSATLHNVDFGRDEVDVAIRFGRDQTTPGLWSYELPEEWVTPVMTPELAKQYPTPQSLEHATLIHDESINFLTPRADWSAWTRMMGVSFDTSHGPRFTGADHSIDAALAGAGVALGRRALVVKDISEGRLVAPFAEAIVLQARFRFLCQDGVQDRPHIAAFRNWMREEIAKTAHVTEALTLIPIEDIPEQ
- the phbB gene encoding acetoacetyl-CoA reductase; protein product: MARVALVTGGSRGIGEAISKALKAEGYEVAATYAGNDEKAAAFTEATGIKTYKWNVADYEASKAGLAQVEADLGPIDVVVANAGITRDAPFHKMTPEQWHEVVDTNLTGVFNTVHPVWPGMRERKFGRIIVISSINGQKGQFAQVNYAATKAGDLGIVKSLAQEGARAGITANAICPGYIATEMVMAVPEKVRESIIGQIPTGRLGEPEEIARCVTFLASEDAGFINGSTISANGGQFFV
- a CDS encoding acetyl-CoA C-acetyltransferase, with product MTNVVIASAARTAVGSFSGSFANTPAHDLGAAVLEALVARAGVEKSDVSETILGQVLSAGQGQNPARQAHINAGLPIESAAWGINQVCGSGLRAVALAAQHIQLGDSNIVAAGGQENMTLSPHVAHLRAGTKMGDVKYIDSMIRDGLWDAFNGYHMGQTAENVAEKWQISREQQDEFAVASQNKAEAAQKAGKFDDEVIPFTVKTRKGDIVVDKDEYIRHGATIDAMQKLRPAFAKDGSVTAANASGLNDGAAGALLMSAEEAEKRGIEPLARIASYATAGLDPSIMGVGPIYASRKALEKAGWKAEDLDLVEANEAFAAQACAVNKDMGWDPSIVNVNGGAIAIGHPIGASGARILNTLLFEMKRRDAKKGLATLCIGGGMGVAMCLERP
- a CDS encoding EAL domain-containing protein; the protein is MDNPKKKNRKAKMSREQRNPLAYAVNSRDSSTLDMVRDAIRHKQVMLAFQPVVQSGRTKHAAYFEGLLRVLDETGRIIPAKDFMNAVEDSELGRQLDCLALELGLETLASQPNLRLSINMSARSIGYAPWMQTLQMGLARGATVPERLILEISEKSVTQVPEIVRGFMEDLQIKGISFGLDDYGAGLSSLRVFRDFDFDIVKLDGSFSRDIANDSANQVIASAVAAVAERFDMISVASRIESPTDAQTMHELGFDCLQGFAFGAPTISPPWEKKARRSSAA
- a CDS encoding sterol desaturase family protein, producing MTDQLTYPDVVQLAVPLFIGAILLELVWIMLKGRGGRYETRDAVTSLIMGAGNVASGILLGFIAYGFFMVLWEITPFDLGTSWWIVLVCFVLDDLRYYWVHRFGHRIRWVWASHVNHHSSQHYNLTTALRQTWTGTFTFMMVVRAPLILFGFHPAMVLFCGGLNLIYQFWIHTEAIHKLPRWFEAVMNTPSHHRAHHGRNARYLDCNYAGVFIIWDKFFGTFVPEQDHDKVDYGLVHNLGSFNPLRVAFHEWVGIFRDMTQSGLSLRERVMYAVAPPGWSHDGSRMSSEELKEDHLKRHPEDRGTAGFSK